ACCCCGGTAGTGGTGGACCCAGCGGTACTGGGGGTGGTGTCGGAGGAGCACCGTATCCTGGTGGTGGACCCGGCGGCACTGGGGGTGGTGTAGGCGGAGTACGGTACCCCGGTGGTGGTGGACCCAGCGGCACTGGGGGTGGTGTCGGAGGAGCACCGTATCCTGGTGGGGGACCCGGTGGCACTGGGGGTGTTGTCGGAGGAGCACCGTATCCTGGTGGTGGACCCGGTGGCACTGGGGGTGGTGTAGGCGAAGTACGGTACCCCGGTGGTGGTGGACCCAGCGGCACTGGGGGTGGTGTCGGAGGAGCACCGTATCCTGGTGGGGGACCCGGTGGCACTGGGGGTGGTGTAGGCGGAGTACGGTACCCCGGTGGTGGTGGACCCAGCGGCACTGGGGGTGGTATCGGAGGAGCACCGTATCCTGGTGGTGGACCCGGAGGCACTGGGGGTGGTGTAGGCGGAGTACGGTACCCCGGTGGTGGTGGACCCAGCGGCACTGGGGGTGGTGTCGGAGGAGTACCGTATCCGGGTGGTGGCCCCGGTGACACCGGGGGTGGTGTAGGCGGAGTACCGTACCCCGGTAGTGGTGGACCCACTGGTACGGCGGGTGGTGTAGGCGGAGTACGGTATCCCGGTGGTAGCGGACCCAGCGGCACTGGGGGTGGTGTCGGAGGAGCACCGTATCCTGGTGGTGGACCCGGTGGCACTGGGGGTGGTGTAGGCGGAGTACGGTACCCCGGTGGTGGTGGACCCAGCGGCACTGGGGGTGGTGTCGGGGGAGTACCATATCCAGGTGGTGGCCCCGGTGACACCGGGGGTGGTGTCGGGGGAGTACCGTATCCTGGTGGTGGCCCCGGTGGCACCGGGGGTGGTGTAGGCGGAGTACCGTACCCCGGTAGTGGTGGACCCACTGGTACGGCGGGTGGTGTAGGCGGAGTACCGTACCCCGGTGGTGGTGGACCCAGCGGCACTGGGGGTGGTGTCGGGGGAGTACCGTATCCTGGTGGTGGCCCCGGTGGCACCGGGGGTGGGGTGGGCGGAGTACCGTACCCCGGTGGTGGCGGACCCAGCAGCACTTGGGGTGTTGTCGGAGGAGTACCGTATCCCGGTGGTGGACCCAGTGGCGTAGAAGGAAGATATCCCGGAAATTTTCCCAATGGTGTAGGAGGTGAATATTATGATGGTAATCTAGGTGGTACTGGAGGACCAAACAGACCTGGGTGGTACCCGGGCCAACAAAATGTTAATGATTGGTCCGGTCAGAATGGAGGTGAAGCTGGGTTAccacaaaaagaaaacattatGTCTCCGCAGTATTATCCATCACCTGGATCACAAGGTTCCGATGATGATGCAGATTCGCAAGCTTCGAGTTCAGTACAGAAAGCGGATTCTGGGACGATGGCTAGTGCATCAGCTCAAGGAAAGTATGGGCAGGGAACGGCACAATCTCAAGTTTCAGGAACTTACAGTGGTTCCGGATCATTTTCTGCTCAGGCAGGTACCAATGACGGTTCGAAAGGTGCTCAGACTCAAGTTAGTGGTGGTAAGCAGGGCGCAACAAGCAGTGCACAGGGCTCTGGAGGCCGTGGTAAGAGCCAGTCTCAAGTACAGCTGCATTCGAATACAGGAGCTACATCATCAGATGCACAAAGTAGCGGCTGGAATCATGGCACAAACTCGCAAGTACAAACGACTTCCAGAGGCGGCATGGCTGATGCACAAGCCAACGGTGAAGGCAGCACCTCGAGCCAGGCCCAAATAGGCTTTCAGCcttatgaaaaagaaaatgatcaaTCGCAGACGAATTCTTCAATATTCCTGGGCGGTGGTACTGCTTCTGCACAAAGTGGGACATACAGAGGTCAATCACAGGCGCAATTACAAGGCTCGTTCAAATATGGTTTATCATACAATGGAGCTGCTCAGGCAGGTTCTGGTTCAGGGGCTGCTGCTTCTAGGAAACCTTTCAACTTTTCGAGTTCCAATTCAGAGCTGTTCAAACCGTTTAGTCCTTTTCCAACCGTCGTAATTTCATCCGAAGAAGTGACACCTGACAACAATTTACAATCAGCCGAAATATTGCCAGCACTTGAAGAAGGTGGTGGTGAGCATTACGAACCACAAGCACAGACCGGCGGAACACAATCCCCACTTGTTCAGAAAACAGATACAGTGTTTACTCCTCCGGATCCAACGAGGGCAACTGGAGTACGGTATAACAATCCCGTACCAACTCGCAGCTCATTGCAAAACACAGGAGTGGATGACAATTATGAACAAACAAATGTAAATTCAGATGATTATGATGAAGAGTATGGAGATGAGTATTACGACTCTACGCCAACCGTATTCCCATCTGAAAGTGTGTCTAAAGATGGTGGTTTAACCGTGAGCAGCAAACAACCAAATCAATATCAACAGACTCACGTTTCGAACGGACAATACGGTGCACGTGTCACACAAGACTCTTCAACAGGATTTCATGAGGGCGATATTCTACAACCGGGACAATCTTTACCAGGATTTACAATCCCACCTGGATACCGTGGCAGGGTAGTGTCTATTTCCGGAAGCGATACAAAAGTTGAAGGTGATGGAGATTCGCAGTCTCAAACGCTTACGCTAACTTCAGGAAAAAACAACGTAACTTATGAAAATCGTACCAAGGAATCAGCGGCGGCCCATTCAAGAGCCTTGCAGACTCCACGTAATCGCTTCAGATACGACAGCAGAAGATACCAACAACCCGCAGTACCAAACAGTTACTTGCGATCTAGTCCCAGTCCACCAAGTAAGCCTAATTATTACACGATCACCAACAGCGTTGCAGGTAAGATACAAAGCAATAGAGACACAGCTCGCAAGTACGAACACCGTTACTACACAAAAAGCTCCACCTGTGGATATTTCACTTTCTCCTGCAATATCGTTTACGGCTCTAATGGGCGAACTAAGGTCTGTAAACCAAAAGTACCGACTAACCCGGATGGCAGTCCAATAAAATGCTGAAAATCTGTCTAAAGTTCTACGTGACTTATTACACACATATTAAACTTTCAGTGTACTTTTACCTAACGTCGACATATTCACATTTGTATTCATTGCACTGCCTTCTTCAAGTAACGCAAGTATTCACATGGAAAATTTATCTCGAGGATTGGGTCGTTTAATTTTAAGGAATTAGTCTATATAGTTAACGTTTTAACTTCTCCGATCATTCTTAActggaattaatttttaaatcattgaAAGTACATAAAGAAATAGTGTTACAATATGTTGTTGCGCGAGAGACCGCAAGTATTTGACTTTACTTGTCTGCCGATTATTTAATTACGAATGAATTCCTAACGAAGAAAAACGATTGAGTCAGTGCACGTGCATAATTTTCCCACTATGATATGTGCACATAAACGGAAATGTAGTGAATATCTGTCAAGGCCCTGTTGCTTGTGCCATGTAAACGAATCACGGAAAAGCGAAGGACGGATATCCAACGTAATCAGTGGATCATGTTCCACTTTTCTGTGAACCGTCTCATACGGGATTGCACCTTTTAATTATTAGAACGTAGGGTGACGGTGGAGTAAGGGATGAGTATCAAATATTTGGACGAAACGCGGTCGCGCACTGGGTGCGAAATGTATGTATTCAGATTAATGCACTTGCTGTTGTTGCAGGTTTGCAAACTTTACACTGTTGCGGCAATGCGCCAATCGAGTTATGCGTTGACTGTGTTGAATTATAGTGAAACACACGGAAAGAAAAAGGCTTGTAAGTTGAAAGCGAGTTTTCAAAAACTGCATGTTTTCTGCCACAAGATGGCGTCTTccgaaatggaaaaaaagttatcGCTGACAAATCGCATGAGCAGAAAAACCGATTTTAACATTGAATCATACCAAGTTGACCATACCTCgggtgcgttccgaaattagcTCCCAGTGCTGTCAACCGCCTTTTATCTTTTGTGCGCTGCGGAGTTCGTAAGTAGCTTCTCCCTCTGTCGTAAGTAGGGAGTTTTTAGAGCTGCCAGCTAATTTCTGAATGCACCCTTCATTGCACCAATTTCGATGGATGTTTTCAATGTAATGTTTTTGTAAtcttttctcgttttattATCAACATGAGCACATGAAATTGgattgtaaaaagaaaacgacagttggataaatttgtttatctttatatttttcaacgtttttgaaaaaatattattttaaattttgaaactaacatcgatttttccattcacttcAGAATTAAGTTACGAATCGTTAACTATTCTACTACACTTTACTGATTCCATATGCGTAGGGGAATTGagtcaaaaatattcagacaAAAGTATGGTTTCATCATATTCTAATcagcatatacatataagctatatacctatatatatattcacatccaattattattcacaatgTTACACAAATTATTGCTTTGAAGTATTTcatgtgtatattttatattgttaatacggtttattaaaataatgagCTTATAACCAGGAAACATCTCACATTCTTCTTTCGTCAGTCTTTATGGAAATAATACAAACAATTCATCATTGTTTTACAGCAAATTGTACAAAAcagaaagtaataaaaaatcttgTACATGCATCATATTATTTAACACAACATATCAAAATTGTAAAGAATTCTATATAAATGGTAAAAACTTAAATAAGTATACGTAAACAAcataaaatgtacaaaaattgcaagtacaaaaataaacgtaATTATATCATGTATGTACAGCGTAACAAAATTATGAAAGTGTAATATGAAcgtcgattttttcaaaaattcaggtaAGTATCTGCAGAAGAtttagtaataaaaaatttcacgctgAGTATTTGTCTCTATCGTAAATCATAATGCTAATTAAATTACGTGGCAGCAtcttaatcatttttcaacataCTATTATCTTTACTCTTTCAGTCTGTaactaaaataaaatcgtGCATTGTGTTTACATTTGTACAGATTTACAGGATACTGTTTAAAAGTCATTGACATCTTCGTCACTGAAATTGTGAGAAATGTTGGTGCTACGGTGAATAGATATTATGCCTGTTGATGTACGTAATctgcaaataaaaattcatcgttataAATTACGTACATAAACTTACATCCAATTGGGAACTTGGGTGAGATACGTAAGACTGGTTCATCCCCAAACGGATTCAGAGGTAagaaacaaattcaaaaaatcacaataataattgtatatGGCAGAGGTTTTGAAACGATTCTTACTTTCATGTATactttattgtttattatttctcgACAATACTTTAGAAATTcctgaatatttgaataaaaatcttcaattttatGCAGTTCTATATCATGATATTTCGAGTCCCAATACTGTACTTTGCAAACTTGGTAACAAAAccattgttaaaaaaataggAATCTTATTCAGACAAGCAAtcaaaacaaaaggaaaataaacgCACGAGTGACGTTTAATGATTTAACATTTGTTTATTCAGGCTTAAAGTAAACTTGCCTTGCACAACCTTTATTCCTCACAAGTTTGTTAATCTGCAGAAACTGAATTAGGACATATGGATGCGGTATGGTCCACTATACCATCCACTAATTTATCTTCTTCTATTTCAGTTAATTCATCGTCACATGTTTCAGAACTGTTAATAGTAATATAAATTAGTCTACGTACAGAATAAAGCTGTATACTTACCTAATAATGATGGTTAAAAAATGTCTTTCATAGAAAAAAGCAGTGTTAATATCAGAAACGTAAGATTTACTTGAAAAGTTTGCTTGTTAATACCATGGTTAATAAGAATTTCCAAGAAGAATCGTCAAGATTGAAATTTGGAGGCACAAAGATAAAagcacaatattttttaaatatcatttattatcattttgttATCATTACCTGTTTTTGAAATGCTCTAATTGGACGTTTGCTGAGCCTAGTTGTTCTGAAAGATCTTCATTGGCCCTTTGAAGCCTGCGAACATTGTTAGAAGCGGTATCTAGCTCGTCTTGTGCCGAAGCTagttcttttttcaattcttccaCCCTAGCTCGCACCCTTTTCACTTCGGTTTCGTATTGTTCTGATCGTCTCAAAGCGTGCGACAATTCAGTCGTTTTCTCAGCAagcatttttttcagttttgaaTGTGAATGCTTAAGGTCTAACACCTCCTATCGAAATTCAATACACAGCGTTAACAGAAATCAATTGTAAAGCAAGTTCTATGTCGATTCAGATCTTTCTGTgcaaatgaatatttaatttttaatttaccttGTTGCGATCCAATAACTCTTGTTGAATTTGCCTGACATCCGTGTCAGACGCAGAAACAGGTCGACCTCGTCGCGACTCCACTCTTTCCTGCATATCGCGTAACTCATTCCTGAGTTGTTTATTCTCACGATCAAGAGAAATTTTCTCAGTCTCTAACCGTTCCCGTTTACCCCATTCTGCAGCATTTTCTGCTTGCAGTCTCTCCAACTAGaattgatacaattttttaaatcaagttTAGCGCTATATTactcaaatattatttaacgTTCAATTGATATTCTAAATCTGTGGACTAACTTCAGTTCGCAGATCTGATAGACGACGATCCATGCCTTCACGATTTGTTGCCTCGTCAATGAGATCCGCTTGTGCAGCACTGAGTTCACTTTGAAATCTGTCCTTCAATGCCAATAGTTCTCTGGTAACTTCAGTTCTACtttcttctaattcttcaCACCGTTCTCTGAGTTGCGTTACTTCTGATCTGAGTTTTTCCATTCCCCGATGGAGCGACGACTTTTCtcttgaaaataatacaataattaaGCGAATATGTAATGATCCGAGGACTCATAAAACAGATACGTTTTCCTACTTATTAGTAGCAGTAAATTTGTACTTACTCTCGTTCGGCAGATATAGTTTTTGTTGCCTCTTCGAGTCTTAAATGCAGCATGGACATTTTCTGCATCAGAAATTCTTCATCGCTAGCATCAATAACAGATTGTCGTTTATCTAATTTATCTTGCATTGCATTGGTCTCGCCGACAAGCTTCATCATATCCCTATCCAAAGTATCGATTGAACTTTCTTTGTACAATTCTACAGCATGTTTAGGCACAGCACCTTGCAAAACATATTCCTCTATATCTCTGTCTTGCACTGCTGCATCCATATCAGATTTAGAACTTGGCTCTTCAGCAGAGTTTGCATGCACAAATAAATCTTTCTGATTCAATATCGGGACCATTTTTTCAGTCTGTTGAACGTTATTGTATACTTCCAAGAGCTCGTCAACTCCAAGCGCATCTCTGAGTCGAGGATCAGACTCTAAGATGTTGATTATTTGCTGATCAAATTGTCCAGCGTGTTTCAAAAGTATCATGTGTATGTtctccatttcttttttaagcTGCTCATTCTGCAATTCGATGTCTTGTTTCTCATGCTTGAATGTGTTCGCATCTTTCAATGCTACTTCCAGCTTGCTTCTCAGCAATTTAGCCTCTTCCCTTGCTTTGTTTCTTTCATTGCGCACCTTGCTCCATTTTTCACGCCAGTTCGCCGTACAATCCGACCACCAACGCATTGTTTTTTCCATTTGAGCCGCTCGTGCTCGTGCTTCCTCAAGTTCCCTTTGTCGCAAAGCCTATACATATTTTAAAACGTGATTAAAATTGTCTTGAAATTGATTGagttttttcaactcaaatTCTATCGAGACAAATTCTATAGTAGATAAATTCATGTTCACTGTACTAATTAAATACAGAGACACGCGACGAATCATCAcagttaaaattttaaaggtACCTCTTTGGTTTCCCACTCACTGTCTGCGTAGCGAGGAGAACTCGATGAGCTAACAGAAACATCATGTTCCCTAACAATTCGACGGGATGACGTTCCACTAGCTGTTGATTGTGCCATTGGGAGTCAGCAGGTTAACCTATTCCATGAGGTTTTCGAATGGATTACTACACTGAATAGTATTTCATGTAAACTTCATTCTgattcgatatttattttctagtAGCACTGATGAATGCGCAGAATATTAACTACGATCGGACGCCTTTGCGCAAAGTACAGACaaacttttattatttacaataaacgTAACGAAAACAACACAATGACAAAAgcttggtaaaaattattaatacgtCAGGGTGCGTTCCGAAACTTTCTGGCAGCGCGAAAAACTCCCTAGGatagaagagagaagagagcaAAAGagataataaattgtttataGCACTCTGAGATAATATCAGAATGCACCCTAAATTAGAATCACAGAGTATCACCAGTGACGAGTACTCTGGTATCACGCATCGTTATCGGTGCGTTCCGATATTAGCTTTTATCCTAGGGTGTTTTTAGTGCTGCCAGCTAATGGTGGAGCACACCCTATATTGCGCGTAAGCGATATAGtgaatcttttgaaatctggGTGTGTCCTATCATCTGCCGTTGTATAGAACTCCCTAAGAGAGAGACGGAAATCGGTATGAGTAGCGCTGTGGTAGCGCTACACAAATTATTAACTCATTATTAAAATGGACGCCTGtagcgttgactgaagaatataaagacggTTGCCTTTACgggctttggtgtgacaaccTAAAATCGTCGTGCGCTTGCGCCCCCTAAGATGTTCCACTGAAAGATGTTTCAACTGCagagttgagaacttattgcagaacatcagagagttaccgatttcgacatgatgctggctgcattcaccttctGAGTAACAGTCTTCGCAATTAGCGTCGGCACTAGCTCACGGCAGGCCCCGTGCGAGCCTTGAAAATCGGGCCCCCCTGTAAAAATTACGTACTACTCAAAACTCAAAATGCAGCTTTGCGAGattttttgtttgcaaaagttgaaataatatCTACAAAACTAACTTGCTGCTAATTTGATGTTCAATCGACATTGCAGCTAAGCCATTCAGTCGGTCTTGGCACATAGTGGAgcgcaaataaatttttataagcTTCAGTTTTGAGAATGTCCTTTCTCCTAACGTGGAAGTTACGggtaatgttgaaaaaatccttGAAGTTTTATAGTTAAAGAGATGAAgtttgaatatatttcatcaAGACCTTAGATAATAATGTGCGACAAAttcgatttattcaaaatctgAGATCTATCCAATAATACAAAGTTGCTGGAATTTTGGATGATACTAAAAGGTTTGCAAACGTCTTTGGTTATCACGAAACGTTCTCGTAAACTTGATATAACTATATAGCATAACTTGTtgacaaattcaatttccaacCTTTTCATTGGATCGCTTGATCATTCATCGCTTTGAGATTCGTAATCGAGAAATCGTTTCGTCCGTGGGGTACGTGATTCGGGTAAAGTTTGCGAAATGTCCAACTGTTCAGCCATCTGTTTAGCAGTGGCTACGCATGTTTCGAAACCGGATTCTCGGAAGGCTTGTAATTGAAAGAAAGCACCATCGATCATGTTCATCATGGTATGTAAATCGACTTTGGGACATTGTAAGGCCTTGCTGATTTTGTTGATCTCTTGCAGTATATCGTACCATACCACCAAACGATTGAGATAATGAGAGAATGAGAAATGATCGAGGCAGATACACGCAGCGTGGCTGCGTAGGCCGTACAATCGTATTCGAATTCCTCCCAAAATGCATTTTCTTACAATAGTTGTAATAAAACATGTATTTCTatgacaatattttacatGCGCTGtcaaaatttatgtaatcTTGGCCGTTCCAATctcgaaatattaatttattgtgCAATTTCAACTCTCAACACGTGATTCCCTATCTCGAGCTTTTTGCGACATTCTAGAGATTTATGTTTCGGTAAATTACTCGTAAACGCCTCttagaatttttataaaattcgaGTATCTTATATCGTGGCAAAAACTTCCGTCGCTAATTCTAAAGTTGCAcaaattttgatcgagatgaaatggatgctccgtatatgagacggtatttaacgcagtgtcctgatttaaagacctaaaaaggtggttgtcggcgattttttttattgatagggagagatagaacgaagattcttaaaacttcgagtgtatttgaacacacatttgaaaggtacgagtaaaaaattttatcatccaactgtcgcagaacggcagcatTATTAGCTGACCtgttaactgaagaatatatctttagtcaaaggctgaccatcgaagagcctagccgcttgagtctggaatcggcaggaaagataaagtgcgtattgtctgaaatgtaaaaactgaaatcattatacatcatatcatatcatatcatcatatgATACgtatcatacatcatacatcatacatagcattaaagttcgaaaccaaattttggatgttcggatgttcagaaagtgacgtcacccaaaattttttttccttgacgtcatcgatctatataGACGAAAATTAGCTAGCCAAATTTCGCAGTCTCGAAACagccgcgcagtagagcggacagatgagaatcgcgctccgcagatttcgagtatcGGAatctctacctcctggatcctgcgctccgggtccACTTCCtgatgaaactcgacttccaggacaagcgctccatAATTCTGgatgtccaggtccttgacctggtggatctcgacttccaggacaagcgctccgtagtttttgcgctcaaggtccactacgtagtgaaaatttacttccaggacaagcgcttcGTGGTTCCTGCGGAGCAAgtacgctacctggtgaaactcgacttccaggacaagcgctccgtagttcctgcgctccaggttcACTAgttggtgaaactcgacttccaggacaagcgctccgtagtttctgcgctccaggttcACTACCcagtgaaactcgacttccaggacaagcgctccgtagtttctgcgctccaggttcactacctggtgaaactcgacttccaggacaagcgcttcgtagtttctgcgctccaggttcactacctggtgaaactcgacttccag
This is a stretch of genomic DNA from Neodiprion fabricii isolate iyNeoFabr1 chromosome 2, iyNeoFabr1.1, whole genome shotgun sequence. It encodes these proteins:
- the LOC124175040 gene encoding uncharacterized PE-PGRS family protein PE_PGRS54-like isoform X8, with the translated sequence MTRIPGPPLWSILVLIAVFGLVTVQAKYYEKKRFDRSIDQPQTTLGTPYRPSKQRTFNDYNTHYIAYKDAKLNVCYLEPMRNISSNGLNLWQKMLHNADQRTLYVSEQLLTKIEVWRLAGGRIVEFCRGRSAVLLQETKPVPGYMEDPFLNEIAEDENDVVPHRVADVVLKPLYARAKRQIQLEEREQLNSKLTVRQRRQAPFRGRFRGQTQSQYLNFGDGQSKEGKAEARITHDSSHAVVSGTNGMGQAQSMSSGGGDCEECPGYRQPTYPGRGGGTGSQGSVWSYPTGRPSSGTNYEGNYNPKNGWKPSGPGPEGQQTVDHELDNLLLPKIYPGDKTRGVPSQPNGKYPGGGPSSTSSVHPDSNTGSGIGRGPYPGGESTGTGGGVGGAGIPYPGGGSSGTWGGVGGVPYPGGGPTGTGGGVGGVPYPNGGPSGTGGGVGGVPYPGGGPGGTGGGVGRVRYPGGGGPSGTGGGVGGVPYPGGGGPSGTGGGVGGAPYPGGGPGGTGGGVGGAPYPGGGPGGTGGGVGGVPYPGGGPGGTGGGVGGVPYPGGGGPSGTGGGVGGAPYPGGGPGGTGGGVGGVPYPGGGPGGTGVGVGGLPYPGGGGPSGTGGGVGGAPYPGGGPGGTGGGVGGVRYPGGGGPSGTGGGIGGAPYPGGGPEGTGGGVGGVRYPGGGGPSGTRGGVGGAPYPGGGPGGTGGGVGGVPYPGSGGPTGTAGGVGGVPYPGGGGPSGTGGGIGGAPYPGGGPEGTGGGVGGVRYPGGGGPSGTRGGVGGAPYPGGGPGGTGGGVGGVPYPGGGPGGTGGDVGEVRYPGGGPGGTGGGVGGVPYPGSGGPTGTAGGVGGVPYPGGGGPSGTGGGVGGVLYPGGGPGGIGGGVGGVPYPGSGGPSGTGGGVGGAPYPGGGPGGTGGGVGGVRYPGGGGPSGTGGGVGGAPYPGGGPGGTGGVVGGAPYPGGGPGGTGGGVGEVRYPGGGGPSGTGGGVGGAPYPGGGPGGTGGGVGGVRYPGGGGPSGTGGGIGGAPYPGGGPGGTGGGVGGVRYPGGGGPSGTGGGVGGVPYPGGGPGGTGGGVGGVPYPGSGGPTGTAGGVGGVPYPGGGGPSGTGGGVGGVPYPGGGPGGTGGGVGGVPYPGGGGPSSTWGVVGGVPYPGGGPSGVEGRYPGNFPNGVGGEYYDGNLGGTGGPNRPGWYPGQQNVNDWSGQNGGEAGLPQKENIMSPQYYPSPGSQGSDDDADSQASSSVQKADSGTMASASAQGKYGQGTAQSQVSGTYSGSGSFSAQAGTNDGSKGAQTQVSGGKQGATSSAQGSGGRGKSQSQVQLHSNTGATSSDAQSSGWNHGTNSQVQTTSRGGMADAQANGEGSTSSQAQIGFQPYEKENDQSQTNSSIFLGGGTASAQSGTYRGQSQAQLQGSFKYGLSYNGAAQAGSGSGAAASRKPFNFSSSNSELFKPFSPFPTVVISSEEVTPDNNLQSAEILPALEEGGGEHYEPQAQTGGTQSPLVQKTDTVFTPPDPTRATGVRYNNPVPTRSSLQNTGVDDNYEQTNVNSDDYDEEYGDEYYDSTPTVFPSESVSKDGGLTVSSKQPNQYQQTHVSNGQYGARVTQDSSTGFHEGDILQPGQSLPGFTIPPGYRGRVVSISGSDTKVEGDGDSQSQTLTLTSGKNNVTYENRTKESAAAHSRALQTPRNRFRYDSRRYQQPAVPNSYLRSSPSPPSKPNYYTITNSVAGKIQSNRDTARKYEHRYYTKSSTCGYFTFSCNIVYGSNGRTKVCKPKVPTNPDGSPIKC
- the LOC124175040 gene encoding uncharacterized PE-PGRS family protein PE_PGRS54-like isoform X4; this translates as MTRIPGPPLWSILVLIAVFGLVTVQAKYYEKKRFDRSIDQPQTTLGTPYRPSKQRTFNDYNTHYIAYKDAKLNVCYLEPMRNISSNGLNLWQKMLHNADQRTLYVSEQLLTKIEVWRLAGGRIVEFCRGRSAVLLQETKPVPGYMEDPFLNEIAEDENDVVPHRVADVVLKPLYARAKRQIQLEEREQLNSKLTVRQRRQAPFRGRFRGQTQSQYLNFGDGQSKEGKAEARITHDSSHAVVSGTNGMGQAQSMSSGGGDCEECPGYRQPTYPGRGGGTGSQGSVWSYPTGRPSSGTNYEGNYNPKNGWKPSGPGPEGQQTVDHELDNLLLPKIYPGDKTRGVPSQPNGKYPGGGPSSTSSVHPDSNTGSGIGRGPYPGGESTGTGGGVGGAGIPYPGGGSSGTWGGVGGVPYPGGGPTGTGGGVGGVPYPNGGPSGTGGGVGGVPYPGGGPGGTGGGVGRVRYPGGGGPSGTGGGVGGVPYPGGGGPSGTGGGVGGAPYPGGGPGGTGGGVGGAPYPGGGPGGTGGGVGGVPYPGGGPGGTGGGVGGVPYPGGGGPSGTGGGVGGAPYPGGGPGGTGGGVGGVPYPGGGPGGTGVGVGGLPYPGGGGPSGTGGGVGGAPYPGGGPGGTGGGVGGVRYPGGGGPSGTGGGIGGAPYPGGGPEGTGGGVGGVRYPGGGGPSGTRGGVGGAPYPGGGPGGTGGGVGGVPYPGSGGPTGTAGGVGGVPYPGGGGPSGTGGGIGGAPYPGGGPEGTGGGVGGVRYPGGGGPSGTRGGVGGAPYPGGGPGGTGGGVGGVPYPGGGPGGTGGDVGEVRYPGGGPGGTGGGVGGVPYPGSGGPTGTAGGVGGVPYPGGGGPSGTGGGVGGVLYPGGGPGGIGGGVGGVPYPGSGGPSGTGGGVGGAPYPGGGPGGTGGGVGGVRYPGGGGPSGTGGGVGGAPYPGGGPGGTGGVVGGAPYPGGGPGGTGGGVGEVRYPGGGGPSGTGGGVGGAPYPGGGPGGTGGGVGGVRYPGGGGPSGTGGGIGGAPYPGGGPGGTGGGVGGVRYPGGGGPSGTGGGVGGVPYPGGGPGDTGGGVGGVPYPGSGGPGDTGGGVGGVPYPGGGPGGTGGGVGGVPYPGSGGPTGTAGGVGGVPYPGGGGPSGTGGGVGGVPYPGGGPGGTGGGVGGVPYPGGGGPSSTWGVVGGVPYPGGGPSGVEGRYPGNFPNGVGGEYYDGNLGGTGGPNRPGWYPGQQNVNDWSGQNGGEAGLPQKENIMSPQYYPSPGSQGSDDDADSQASSSVQKADSGTMASASAQGKYGQGTAQSQVSGTYSGSGSFSAQAGTNDGSKGAQTQVSGGKQGATSSAQGSGGRGKSQSQVQLHSNTGATSSDAQSSGWNHGTNSQVQTTSRGGMADAQANGEGSTSSQAQIGFQPYEKENDQSQTNSSIFLGGGTASAQSGTYRGQSQAQLQGSFKYGLSYNGAAQAGSGSGAAASRKPFNFSSSNSELFKPFSPFPTVVISSEEVTPDNNLQSAEILPALEEGGGEHYEPQAQTGGTQSPLVQKTDTVFTPPDPTRATGVRYNNPVPTRSSLQNTGVDDNYEQTNVNSDDYDEEYGDEYYDSTPTVFPSESVSKDGGLTVSSKQPNQYQQTHVSNGQYGARVTQDSSTGFHEGDILQPGQSLPGFTIPPGYRGRVVSISGSDTKVEGDGDSQSQTLTLTSGKNNVTYENRTKESAAAHSRALQTPRNRFRYDSRRYQQPAVPNSYLRSSPSPPSKPNYYTITNSVAGKIQSNRDTARKYEHRYYTKSSTCGYFTFSCNIVYGSNGRTKVCKPKVPTNPDGSPIKC